The following proteins come from a genomic window of Rutidosis leptorrhynchoides isolate AG116_Rl617_1_P2 chromosome 10, CSIRO_AGI_Rlap_v1, whole genome shotgun sequence:
- the LOC139873561 gene encoding non-specific lipid transfer protein GPI-anchored 12-like: protein MAKSNTTTMAVAMLVGLIFLGLPCLEAQSPLVAPVMSPGVPMAMAPTMDCTTALYNLTDCLSFVQNGSTMTVPDKNCCPEFAGLLESNPICLCQLIEQAENFQIDINRAFMVPKACKIQVPYSIDLCPASPAPAPSAASDAPGSTAGSPISDGGAPMSPTATENVNGSGISRAAVHDLSTFICLAIAIFIAYYF from the exons ATGGCTAAATCAAACACCACCACTATGGCCGTCGCCATGTTGGTGGGCCTGATTTTTCTTGGACTTCCATGTCTGGAAGCCCAATCACCATTAGTAGCCCCAGTGATGTCACCCGGGGTACCAATGGCTATGGCACCAACAATGGATTGTACCACAGCGCTTTATAACCTTACGGATTGTTTGTCTTTTGTTCAAAATGGAAGTACCATGACTGTTCCGGACAAAAATTGTTGTCCGGAATTTGCAGGATTGCTGGAAAGCAACCCTATCTGCTTATGCCAACTCATTGAACAAGCAGAAAATTTTCAAATAGATATCAATAGGGCATTCATGGTTCCCAAGGCTTGCAAAATACAAGTTCCTTATTCTATTGATCTTTGCCCAG CATCTCCAGCTCCTGCACCTAGTGCTGCCAGCGATGCACCTGGATCGACAGCAG GTAGTCCAATTTCTGATGGAGGAGCACCAATGAGCCCTACTGCAACTGAAAATGTTAATGGCAGTGGAATTTCAAGAGCTGCAGTTCATGATCTTTCGACGTTCATTTGCTTGGCGATTGCTATCTTCATCGCATACTACTTTTAG